One genomic window of Halovivax cerinus includes the following:
- the ahaH gene encoding ATP synthase archaeal subunit H, translating into MPRPEVLDRIQSAETAADEIVSEAEDDRDERIAEARERAEEIRSEAETEARETKEARLEEARDEIDAECERILREGEAEREDLAESARGQVDEVTDYVVTLFKEDVDVQA; encoded by the coding sequence ATGCCGAGGCCAGAGGTTCTCGACCGGATACAGTCGGCGGAGACAGCAGCCGACGAGATCGTCTCCGAGGCGGAAGACGATCGTGACGAACGCATCGCCGAGGCCAGGGAGCGCGCCGAGGAGATCCGCTCCGAGGCCGAGACCGAGGCTCGTGAAACCAAAGAGGCGCGTCTCGAGGAGGCCAGAGACGAGATCGACGCCGAGTGCGAGCGCATCCTCCGCGAGGGCGAGGCCGAACGAGAGGACCTCGCCGAGAGCGCGCGCGGACAGGTCGACGAGGTGACGGACTACGTCGTGACCCTGTTCAAGGAGGACGTCGATGTTCAGGCCTGA
- a CDS encoding helix-turn-helix transcriptional regulator has product MRVRSALLVSLVVALLLSVGPTTAVALDDHDQRDDQRQDIVIELQDDGDAIWTVEYHRVLANESEREQFQTFADEVRSGERDVRTDRSTFAQFLPYAEERTGREMAIQDASWDRPTVRPVSDVAGYNATAYSNETQVGTLRFSFTWTNFAEVDGSHLRLQDTFLTASGDPWYSEVGSNQRLVLQAPENHDFVRTPHGIDNNRIVWEGPTLLGPDDYDIVLVSRAGVLGFLRGSWPLLLGGLSLVAVAGGLIWYVRTRDDEWDDDAPLPDWWPASEAFPDRIQRLLDGSSNGDAGGPSTPPADDPVEQTTTEAETSDVDPELLSDEERVVHMLTENGGRMKQAAIVDETGWSNAKVSQLLSQMDDDDEIEKLRIGRENLITLPDVDPTQIE; this is encoded by the coding sequence ATGCGGGTCCGATCCGCCCTCCTGGTCTCCCTCGTCGTTGCCCTCCTGCTCTCCGTGGGCCCCACGACAGCGGTTGCGCTCGACGACCACGACCAACGAGACGACCAACGACAGGATATCGTGATCGAACTCCAGGACGATGGGGACGCCATCTGGACGGTCGAGTATCACCGCGTCCTCGCGAACGAGTCCGAGCGCGAACAGTTCCAGACCTTCGCCGACGAAGTCCGATCCGGCGAGCGCGACGTCAGGACGGATCGCTCCACGTTCGCACAGTTCCTCCCGTACGCGGAGGAGCGAACCGGACGCGAGATGGCGATCCAGGACGCCAGCTGGGACCGCCCCACCGTGCGGCCGGTGTCCGACGTGGCCGGGTACAACGCCACGGCCTACTCGAACGAGACGCAGGTCGGTACCCTCAGATTCAGCTTCACGTGGACGAACTTCGCGGAGGTAGACGGCAGTCACCTCCGACTGCAGGATACGTTCCTGACCGCGTCCGGTGACCCCTGGTACTCGGAGGTCGGATCGAATCAGCGACTGGTCCTTCAGGCGCCGGAGAATCACGACTTCGTCAGAACACCACACGGGATCGACAACAACCGGATCGTCTGGGAGGGGCCGACACTCCTCGGCCCCGACGATTACGACATCGTCCTCGTCTCTCGTGCCGGCGTCCTGGGATTCCTCCGTGGGTCGTGGCCCTTGCTCCTGGGCGGCCTCTCGCTCGTCGCCGTCGCGGGCGGCCTCATCTGGTACGTTCGGACCAGGGACGACGAGTGGGACGACGACGCGCCCCTGCCGGACTGGTGGCCGGCGAGCGAAGCCTTCCCGGACCGGATCCAGCGGCTCCTCGACGGATCGTCGAACGGTGACGCTGGCGGGCCGTCGACGCCGCCCGCAGACGACCCCGTCGAACAGACGACGACCGAAGCGGAGACGAGCGACGTCGATCCGGAGCTCTTGAGCGACGAAGAGCGCGTCGTCCACATGCTCACCGAAAACGGCGGCCGTATGAAACAGGCCGCGATCGTGGACGAGACCGGCTGGTCCAACGCGAAGGTCTCGCAACTGCTCTCGCAGATGGACGACGACGACGAGATAGAGAAACTCCGGATCGGCCGCGAGAACCTCATCACGCTCCCGGACGTCGATCCCACGCAGATCGAGTGA
- a CDS encoding radical SAM protein — MISKGCEQCANGGKMVLFVYGYCDQRDCFYCPLGENRKNVTDVYANERLVESDDDVIEEAHRMDALGTSITGGEPQEALERTCHYLSLLKDEFGEDHHTHLYTGIPGGRENMRRLSEAGLDEIRFHPPLELWGDLHGTEWEDILHVAREEGLTPAFEIPGIRPETEFLDFLDEGAADFCNVNEFEMSQGNYRRMQEEGFELKEDHMSAVDGSREEILDVMGDHEKVYFCTSVFKDAAQHRRRLKRMARQIRREFDDVTDDGTLVYGKTRADPERFDALGVPEEFYTVKSEHVEVAWWLLEEMIDEGDLTDGEIVEQYPTYDGQVVERTPLA; from the coding sequence ATGATCTCGAAGGGCTGCGAGCAGTGCGCCAACGGCGGCAAGATGGTGCTGTTCGTCTACGGCTACTGCGACCAGCGCGACTGCTTTTACTGCCCGCTCGGCGAGAATCGCAAGAACGTCACCGACGTCTACGCCAACGAACGCCTCGTCGAGTCCGACGACGACGTCATAGAAGAGGCCCACCGGATGGACGCCCTCGGAACCTCGATCACCGGCGGCGAACCCCAGGAGGCCTTAGAGCGGACCTGCCACTACCTCTCGCTGTTGAAAGACGAATTCGGCGAGGATCATCACACGCACCTCTACACCGGCATCCCCGGCGGCCGCGAGAACATGCGCCGTCTCTCTGAGGCCGGCCTGGACGAAATCCGTTTTCACCCACCGCTCGAACTGTGGGGCGACCTCCACGGCACGGAGTGGGAGGACATCCTCCACGTCGCCCGTGAGGAAGGTCTCACGCCCGCCTTCGAGATCCCCGGTATTCGACCCGAGACGGAATTTCTCGACTTTCTGGACGAAGGCGCCGCCGACTTCTGTAACGTAAACGAGTTCGAGATGTCCCAGGGGAACTACCGCCGGATGCAGGAAGAAGGGTTCGAACTCAAGGAGGACCACATGAGTGCCGTCGACGGTTCGCGCGAGGAGATCCTCGACGTGATGGGCGACCACGAGAAGGTCTACTTCTGTACGTCAGTCTTCAAAGACGCCGCCCAGCACCGTCGACGCCTCAAGCGCATGGCCCGCCAGATTCGACGCGAGTTCGACGACGTCACCGACGACGGTACCCTCGTCTACGGTAAGACACGGGCCGATCCGGAACGCTTCGACGCCCTCGGCGTCCCCGAGGAGTTCTACACCGTCAAGTCCGAACACGTCGAGGTCGCCTGGTGGCTCCTAGAGGAGATGATCGACGAAGGCGACCTCACGGACGGCGAAATCGTCGAGCAGTATCCGACCTACGACGGCCAGGTTGTGGAACGGACGCCCTTGGCTTGA
- a CDS encoding DUF7096 domain-containing protein, with protein MRSALPIVIVALLVSSLLSVAVVAEMGTPGAAIDEDDRPASVDDQSQVAFQADPADTTSRQRLTGSSVNAYTTMGPDLGTTLAASNDELDQEWRFHGLEYEWDSLSQEERTKRVTAYTDRLLQRSDELTERDRAVVRAMADGDATPDRVVRTFARSDHEAEIILENLDRLSQTAASVPDLKTIIRPVRGTIETHGGPVRSSAYNTLSAAGSSDASTIILVEVAESGAVVSTVSGQSYARGSHRFDNRASSGPDQITDISGGTNRLNVLYPWARSDEVDTSNSYDQFLSQHLYSFEIHHVQGRLSVYMDSRTTDIFREVQELRLDEVPSEPIGTWSGESAVVSVNATPSGGPLHFNVTNSTGHPVNATILADDQPIAETGEDGSTWVVRPMSGQEFTVQAEAETIAIDPDS; from the coding sequence ATGAGGTCCGCGCTACCCATCGTGATCGTCGCCCTCCTCGTCTCCTCACTCCTGTCCGTGGCGGTCGTCGCCGAGATGGGCACACCGGGCGCAGCGATCGACGAGGACGACAGACCGGCGTCGGTCGATGACCAGAGCCAGGTCGCGTTTCAGGCCGATCCCGCCGATACGACGAGCCGGCAGCGGCTCACCGGATCCTCCGTGAACGCCTATACCACGATGGGTCCGGATCTCGGGACGACACTCGCCGCCTCGAACGACGAACTCGACCAGGAGTGGCGGTTCCACGGCCTCGAGTACGAGTGGGACAGCCTCTCCCAGGAGGAACGGACGAAACGCGTCACCGCCTACACCGACCGTCTCTTGCAGCGCTCGGACGAACTCACCGAACGCGATCGGGCCGTCGTGCGTGCGATGGCAGACGGAGACGCCACCCCCGACCGAGTCGTCCGCACATTCGCCCGGAGTGATCACGAAGCCGAAATTATACTGGAGAATCTTGATCGCCTCTCCCAAACCGCCGCGTCTGTCCCCGATCTCAAAACCATCATCCGGCCTGTGAGAGGCACTATCGAAACACATGGAGGGCCCGTTAGGAGTTCCGCGTATAACACGCTTTCAGCAGCTGGATCGTCCGACGCGTCCACTATCATCCTCGTTGAGGTGGCAGAGTCAGGCGCCGTCGTCTCCACGGTGTCGGGTCAGTCCTACGCTCGGGGATCGCACCGGTTTGACAACCGTGCTTCGTCCGGCCCGGATCAAATCACGGATATATCCGGAGGAACCAACCGGCTCAATGTTCTGTACCCATGGGCTCGGAGCGACGAAGTGGATACTTCGAACTCCTACGATCAGTTCCTCTCGCAACATTTGTATTCATTCGAAATCCACCACGTTCAGGGCCGCCTCAGCGTCTATATGGACAGCCGGACGACCGACATCTTTCGCGAGGTGCAAGAGCTCCGACTGGACGAGGTGCCGAGCGAACCCATTGGTACCTGGTCCGGCGAATCGGCGGTCGTCTCGGTAAACGCTACCCCGTCGGGTGGGCCCCTCCACTTCAACGTGACCAATTCGACCGGCCACCCGGTCAACGCCACGATCCTGGCCGACGACCAGCCGATCGCCGAAACGGGTGAGGACGGGTCGACGTGGGTCGTCAGGCCGATGTCGGGCCAGGAGTTTACCGTCCAGGCCGAAGCGGAGACGATAGCCATCGATCCTGATAGCTAG
- a CDS encoding V-type ATP synthase subunit F: MSQEIAVVGSAEFTTGFRLAGVRRFENVPDDDKDDELDDAVETVLDDEGVGIVVMHDDDVAHLSRTVRQRVETSVEPVVVTIGSGTGGSGLREQIKRAIGIDLMEEED; encoded by the coding sequence ATGAGCCAGGAGATCGCCGTCGTCGGCAGTGCGGAGTTCACGACCGGATTCCGACTGGCCGGCGTCAGACGCTTCGAGAACGTGCCGGACGACGACAAAGACGACGAGCTCGACGACGCGGTCGAGACCGTCCTCGACGACGAGGGCGTCGGCATCGTCGTCATGCACGACGACGACGTCGCGCACCTCTCGCGGACCGTCCGCCAGCGTGTCGAGACGAGCGTCGAACCCGTCGTCGTCACGATCGGCAGCGGCACCGGCGGCAGCGGACTGCGCGAGCAGATCAAACGCGCGATCGGGATCGACCTGATGGAGGAAGAAGACTAA
- a CDS encoding methyltransferase domain-containing protein produces MGILENKTRARLFYKYLSRVYDRVNPFIWNEEMRTEALSLLDFDGEPTVLDVGCGTGFGTEGLLEHVDHVYALDQSPHQLEKAYEKFGKRGPVSFHLGDAERLPFETNAFDVVWSSGSIEYWPQPVRTLREFRRVLVPGGQVLVVGPNYPSNTLTQRLADAIMLFYDEDDADRMFTQAGFEDVEHALMGPTYDPDVAITTVGRAPE; encoded by the coding sequence ATGGGAATACTCGAGAACAAGACGCGCGCCCGTCTCTTCTACAAGTACCTCTCCCGGGTCTACGACCGGGTGAATCCGTTCATCTGGAACGAAGAGATGCGCACAGAGGCACTCTCGCTCCTCGACTTCGACGGCGAGCCGACGGTCCTCGACGTCGGCTGCGGGACCGGGTTCGGTACCGAGGGACTCCTCGAACACGTCGACCACGTCTACGCCCTCGACCAGAGTCCACACCAGCTCGAGAAGGCCTACGAGAAGTTCGGAAAACGAGGGCCCGTCTCGTTCCATCTCGGCGACGCCGAACGCCTCCCGTTCGAGACGAACGCGTTCGACGTCGTCTGGTCGTCGGGTTCGATCGAGTACTGGCCCCAGCCCGTCCGGACGCTCAGGGAGTTCCGCCGCGTCCTCGTCCCCGGCGGTCAGGTGCTCGTCGTCGGTCCCAACTACCCATCGAACACGCTCACCCAGAGACTCGCCGACGCGATCATGCTCTTCTACGACGAAGACGACGCCGACCGCATGTTCACACAGGCGGGATTCGAGGACGTCGAGCACGCCCTGATGGGACCGACGTACGATCCGGACGTCGCCATCACGACGGTGGGTCGCGCCCCGGAGTAG
- a CDS encoding V-type ATP synthase subunit C yields MSAGASNPEFVNARVRTRRATLFADEDYRKLIRMGPSGIARFMEEREYEDEINELGARFSGVDLIEYALNRNLAKHFDDLLDWSEGRLYDLIARYLRKFDVWNVKTILRGIYTDTPAEEIGTDLIRAGELDDALLDRLVEVDDIEDAIELLNRTIFYDALSLAYEEYDNTGALVPLENALDRTFYERLLGDLGRPQEGPEAMYVEFLQAEIDFRNARNALRLARSGADLDPAEFYIEGGALFTESELRRLVNDREALVTHITEDPTYGDRLSTALDRLREADSLIQFEHALDAALLEYSDRLSSIYPVSVSAVLSYILAKEREVENIRAIARGREVGLSEDEIENELVVL; encoded by the coding sequence ATGAGTGCAGGTGCCTCGAATCCGGAGTTCGTCAACGCTCGCGTCCGGACGCGCCGAGCGACGCTGTTCGCAGACGAGGACTACCGGAAGCTGATCCGGATGGGGCCAAGCGGCATCGCGCGATTCATGGAAGAGCGCGAGTACGAAGACGAGATCAACGAACTCGGCGCGCGATTCTCGGGCGTCGACCTGATCGAGTACGCCCTCAATCGCAACCTCGCGAAGCACTTCGACGACCTGCTGGACTGGTCGGAGGGCCGACTGTACGACCTGATCGCCCGCTACCTGCGCAAGTTCGACGTCTGGAACGTCAAGACGATCCTTCGGGGCATCTACACCGACACGCCCGCCGAGGAGATCGGAACTGACCTCATCCGTGCAGGTGAACTCGACGACGCGCTCCTCGACCGGCTGGTCGAGGTCGACGACATCGAGGATGCGATCGAGTTACTCAATCGGACCATCTTTTACGACGCGCTCAGTTTGGCCTACGAAGAGTACGACAACACTGGCGCGCTCGTCCCGCTCGAGAACGCGCTCGACCGGACGTTCTACGAGCGCCTCCTGGGTGACCTCGGCCGACCGCAGGAGGGCCCCGAGGCGATGTACGTCGAGTTCCTGCAGGCCGAGATCGACTTCCGGAACGCCCGGAACGCACTCCGGCTGGCCAGAAGCGGTGCCGACCTCGACCCCGCGGAGTTCTACATCGAGGGCGGCGCCCTCTTTACGGAATCGGAACTGCGTCGACTGGTCAACGATCGCGAGGCGCTCGTGACCCACATCACCGAGGATCCGACCTACGGCGATCGGCTGTCGACGGCGCTCGATCGACTGCGCGAGGCAGATAGCCTCATCCAGTTCGAACACGCCCTCGACGCGGCGCTGCTCGAGTACTCCGACCGACTCTCGAGCATCTACCCCGTATCGGTCTCGGCGGTGCTATCCTACATCCTCGCGAAGGAACGTGAGGTCGAGAACATCCGCGCCATCGCACGCGGTCGCGAAGTCGGCCTCTCGGAGGACGAGATCGAGAACGAACTGGTGGTCCTATGA
- a CDS encoding V-type ATP synthase subunit E, translated as MSLDTVVEDIREEAHARAENIREEGETRAEEIVADAEDDAAEIRAEAEREADREIEQLREQRLSSAELEAKQERLEARRDVLGDVREAVEEELASLEGDTREELTRTLLSAASDEFEDGDDVRVYGRAEDRDLLESIVDDYDGYEVAGERDCLGGVVVESEGSRVRVNNTFDSILEDVWEDNLREISGRLFDQ; from the coding sequence ATGAGTTTGGATACTGTCGTAGAGGACATTCGAGAGGAAGCCCACGCGCGTGCGGAGAACATCCGCGAGGAGGGCGAAACCCGCGCCGAGGAGATCGTCGCCGACGCCGAGGACGACGCCGCGGAGATCCGCGCGGAGGCCGAGCGAGAGGCCGACCGCGAGATCGAACAGCTGCGTGAGCAGCGACTCTCCAGCGCGGAACTCGAGGCCAAGCAGGAGCGCCTCGAGGCCCGCCGCGACGTACTGGGCGACGTTCGCGAGGCCGTCGAGGAGGAACTGGCCTCCCTCGAGGGCGACACTCGCGAGGAACTGACGCGAACGCTGCTTTCGGCTGCAAGCGACGAGTTCGAGGACGGTGACGACGTCCGCGTCTACGGCCGCGCCGAGGATCGCGACCTCCTGGAATCGATCGTCGACGACTACGACGGCTACGAGGTGGCCGGCGAGCGCGACTGTCTCGGCGGCGTCGTCGTCGAAAGCGAGGGCTCGCGGGTCAGAGTCAACAACACGTTCGACTCGATCCTCGAGGACGTCTGGGAGGACAACCTCCGCGAGATCAGCGGGAGACTGTTCGACCAATGA
- a CDS encoding V-type ATP synthase subunit I: MFRPEQMAKVSVTGSRAVMPAVIETVHDLGLVHLSDYDGSWSGFENGDPIEGADATSEKLVTVRALESTLDVDPDEVDPQATLPDDWEDRLEALRVRVNDLDDERGETRDRLRQVDERIDRLEPFADLGIDLELLSGYESIDLVVGEGDVGEIETALDADDAIAAYETFVGGDVVAIAAAPASDGRPRAADTEGLIADALVSVEFSSYEVPEVAETPSAYLEELESEKADLEFEQAKIDDELAEIAAETGPFLRRIETELTTDVEQAEAPLRFATTERAFVAEGWIPAERYDAFESDLRDAVGDRVEIEQLEVAEFSDHGHDDHEVGEPDETDRSKAGDRDPQSPESAAEDEPERAKATDGGTTGAAAGSSGAVTMDENPPVVLDNVSPARPFEMLVQMVGQPRYSELDPTFLVFLTYPFAFGFMIGDMGYGLLYMAMGYGVWKAFDSDAGKALGTIGIWAGAFTLIFGYLYGEAFGTHLYNLSEAFTYLPLEGVLAKGLLITEWANFWILLAIVFGLVHLNLGLVMGFVNELDHGLKAAVYEKLSWILAMNGLFVWIFSTHLAGGKPDLLFGDGSPFYSMEAFELGFTGFPEIVGIAGLVVMVVGLVMVGIGEGIAGLAESPAYMFGHVLSYLRLTAVLLAKAGMAFAVNLLVWGAYEHDGSTVFNYPTYDVTHGGYEQVFPGLMHLGDGPLVSAIAIVGGVLVFVLGHVLVLVLGITAAGIQMLRLEYVEFFQKFYEGGGEEYEPFGRDGAPTAD; this comes from the coding sequence ATGTTCAGGCCTGAACAGATGGCGAAGGTGTCGGTGACGGGGTCGCGGGCGGTCATGCCCGCCGTCATCGAGACCGTCCACGACCTGGGACTCGTCCACCTCTCCGATTACGACGGCTCCTGGTCGGGCTTCGAGAACGGCGACCCGATCGAGGGCGCCGACGCGACCTCGGAGAAACTCGTCACCGTCCGGGCGCTAGAGAGTACGCTCGACGTCGATCCGGACGAGGTCGATCCGCAGGCGACCCTGCCCGACGACTGGGAGGATCGCCTCGAAGCGCTCCGCGTCCGCGTCAACGACCTGGACGACGAGCGCGGCGAGACGCGCGACCGACTCCGGCAGGTTGACGAGCGGATCGACCGCCTCGAACCGTTCGCGGACCTCGGGATCGACCTCGAACTCCTCTCGGGCTACGAGAGCATCGACCTCGTCGTCGGCGAGGGCGACGTCGGCGAAATCGAAACGGCACTCGACGCGGACGACGCGATCGCCGCCTACGAGACGTTCGTCGGCGGCGACGTCGTCGCCATCGCCGCGGCCCCCGCCTCCGACGGGCGTCCCCGGGCCGCCGATACCGAGGGCCTGATCGCGGACGCACTCGTCAGCGTGGAGTTCTCGTCGTACGAGGTTCCCGAGGTCGCCGAGACGCCGTCGGCCTACCTCGAGGAACTGGAGTCAGAGAAGGCCGATCTCGAATTCGAACAGGCGAAGATCGACGACGAACTGGCCGAGATCGCCGCCGAGACGGGTCCGTTCCTCCGTCGGATCGAGACCGAGCTGACGACCGACGTCGAGCAGGCCGAGGCGCCACTTCGCTTCGCGACGACCGAACGCGCGTTCGTCGCCGAGGGCTGGATCCCGGCCGAGCGCTACGACGCGTTCGAATCCGATCTTCGCGACGCCGTCGGCGACCGCGTCGAGATCGAGCAACTGGAGGTCGCCGAGTTCAGCGATCACGGCCACGACGACCACGAGGTCGGCGAACCCGACGAGACGGACCGTTCGAAGGCCGGCGACCGCGACCCCCAGTCGCCGGAGTCGGCCGCCGAGGACGAGCCCGAACGCGCGAAGGCGACAGATGGCGGCACGACCGGCGCGGCCGCTGGCTCGAGTGGTGCGGTGACGATGGACGAGAACCCGCCGGTCGTCCTCGACAACGTATCTCCGGCGCGACCGTTCGAGATGCTGGTTCAGATGGTCGGCCAGCCGAGGTACAGCGAGCTGGACCCGACATTCCTCGTCTTCCTCACCTACCCGTTCGCGTTCGGATTCATGATCGGCGACATGGGCTACGGTCTGCTCTACATGGCGATGGGATACGGCGTCTGGAAAGCGTTCGACTCAGATGCCGGGAAGGCGCTCGGAACGATCGGCATCTGGGCCGGCGCGTTCACCCTCATCTTCGGCTATCTGTACGGTGAAGCGTTCGGGACGCACCTGTACAACTTAAGCGAAGCGTTCACGTATCTGCCCCTCGAAGGCGTCCTCGCGAAGGGCCTGTTGATCACCGAGTGGGCCAACTTCTGGATCCTGCTGGCGATCGTCTTCGGGCTGGTCCACCTCAATCTGGGGCTCGTTATGGGCTTCGTCAACGAGCTGGACCACGGCTTGAAGGCAGCCGTCTACGAGAAGCTCTCGTGGATCCTCGCGATGAACGGCCTGTTCGTCTGGATCTTCAGCACGCATCTCGCCGGGGGCAAACCGGACCTGCTCTTCGGCGATGGGAGTCCATTCTACAGCATGGAGGCGTTCGAACTGGGATTCACCGGCTTCCCCGAAATCGTCGGAATCGCCGGACTCGTCGTGATGGTCGTCGGTCTCGTCATGGTCGGCATCGGTGAAGGGATCGCCGGGCTCGCCGAGTCTCCGGCGTACATGTTCGGCCACGTGCTGTCGTACCTTCGACTGACGGCTGTCCTGCTCGCGAAAGCGGGGATGGCCTTTGCCGTCAACCTGCTGGTGTGGGGCGCGTACGAACACGACGGTTCGACGGTATTCAACTATCCCACGTACGACGTCACACACGGCGGTTACGAGCAGGTGTTCCCCGGACTGATGCACCTCGGTGATGGCCCGCTCGTCTCGGCAATCGCCATCGTCGGCGGCGTGCTCGTATTCGTCCTCGGTCACGTCCTGGTTCTGGTGCTCGGCATCACCGCGGCGGGTATCCAGATGCTCCGCCTCGAGTACGTCGAGTTCTTCCAGAAGTTCTACGAGGGTGGTGGCGAGGAGTACGAGCCGTTCGGTCGAGACGGCGCGCCGACAGCAGACTGA
- a CDS encoding type IV pilin N-terminal domain-containing protein produces MPPACCVDCQSDRSVAPIVGLLALLSVTVLLGAVVAIGVGSFDVGGEPSSIVVSVSAESETNRIVLTHRYGEPISVSEVDVEVSIDGEPLATQPPVPFFQADGFRGGPTGPFNERADPRWEVGERAGFAIAATNAPTIGPGDEVVVTIVVDGDPIARASTTAD; encoded by the coding sequence ATGCCTCCGGCATGTTGTGTCGACTGTCAGTCGGACCGGTCGGTTGCGCCGATCGTGGGTCTCCTCGCGCTGCTATCGGTGACTGTCTTGCTCGGTGCCGTCGTTGCGATTGGCGTGGGTTCGTTCGATGTCGGTGGCGAGCCGTCATCCATCGTTGTGTCGGTCTCTGCGGAGAGCGAGACGAATCGGATCGTCCTGACCCATCGGTACGGGGAGCCCATCTCCGTGTCAGAGGTCGACGTCGAGGTTTCGATCGACGGCGAACCGCTCGCGACACAACCCCCTGTCCCGTTCTTCCAGGCGGACGGATTTCGGGGTGGGCCAACGGGTCCGTTCAACGAGCGAGCGGATCCACGCTGGGAGGTCGGCGAGCGGGCTGGGTTCGCGATCGCGGCGACGAACGCGCCGACGATCGGCCCCGGTGACGAGGTGGTCGTCACGATCGTCGTGGACGGGGACCCGATCGCACGTGCCAGTACTACTGCGGACTAA
- a CDS encoding class I SAM-dependent methyltransferase: MHPAKEHFDDWAGIYDDYYADQEIGDREFYVELAREADGPVLEVGCGTGRIYLELLHADVDAYGIDVSREMLDVLRERAEDIDGSPHVRQADVTDFQPERNYALVIVPFRAFLHVIRLEDQQAALRTLREALAPGGRLVLNFFTPDIDWIAERYGEPQTEVLERDGQTYQITTLAELEDAVEWIVRERRTVEHDGTVVSESAYRLKLVTKREFELLCETTGWSDWTVYAGFDGEPLERGGQEQVWIVEK; encoded by the coding sequence ATGCATCCTGCAAAGGAACATTTCGACGACTGGGCCGGCATCTACGACGACTACTACGCCGATCAGGAGATCGGCGATCGAGAGTTCTACGTCGAACTCGCCCGGGAGGCTGACGGTCCCGTCCTCGAGGTCGGCTGCGGAACCGGCCGGATCTACCTCGAATTGCTCCATGCTGACGTCGATGCGTACGGGATCGACGTCTCCAGAGAAATGCTCGACGTCCTCCGAGAGCGAGCCGAAGACATCGACGGCTCGCCACACGTCCGCCAGGCGGACGTCACCGACTTCCAACCGGAACGCAACTACGCCCTCGTCATCGTCCCGTTCCGCGCGTTCCTCCACGTTATACGCCTCGAGGATCAACAGGCAGCACTTCGAACACTCCGTGAGGCGCTCGCCCCAGGCGGACGACTCGTACTCAACTTCTTTACCCCAGACATCGACTGGATCGCCGAGCGCTACGGCGAACCGCAGACGGAAGTGCTCGAGCGAGACGGCCAGACGTACCAGATCACCACGCTCGCCGAGCTCGAAGATGCCGTCGAGTGGATCGTCAGGGAGCGCCGAACCGTCGAACACGACGGCACGGTTGTCAGCGAATCGGCGTACCGGCTCAAGCTGGTTACGAAACGCGAGTTCGAGCTCCTGTGCGAAACGACCGGCTGGTCCGACTGGACGGTGTACGCCGGGTTCGATGGCGAACCGCTCGAGCGCGGGGGTCAGGAACAGGTGTGGATAGTCGAGAAGTAG